In Methanosphaera sp. ISO3-F5, a genomic segment contains:
- a CDS encoding Ig-like domain repeat protein: MIHKKIFLMTLIIALIASLSMISATDVSNNDTTTTITADQTSPNNNDNIQDTPQTPKTINKNIQTNTKEATETVTNYEELYQKLTDKNAAEDTTINLGGEEETYTITQTINVSQTIKNLKIEGNGKTIDGQDKNEFLNIIHVCNLTINNLTIQSCMPNTETFEEKASGAIVSRYGNVNINNTRMYNNGGITAGALYIEAYPDLDDEGNEIYTGEHVYNVSITNSEFRNNAALFGGSAVHYVGTNGSNLLIDNCIFNGNGADQYGFLVGGALSLNSNGTIRITNSEFNSNQGSMGGAIALWNNGKTTIANTTFYKNNGTMSGGALYLANDGDINFENIEFMSNEAEIGGAINVDSTKDLTLTNITFISNRATGGGAINTVNENGTTKISKSTFIDNAGDIGAAILIAIANDSNLEISDSNFTGNGYPENYGLTSYGGAIRITSGNNTAVTLLNSNFTLNKVQEGSVISYEGENNNKIIIDDCLIASNGYKPHYSPSESGAVTISANENTTLSITNTNFTENLAKEGAAINYYGENNTQINITDSIFDSNGNPRSQPSEAGGAMKIVIEGDSSTTIKNSDFIKNKATRGGALYLECDGNNDLVVDNSTFIANGLGIYPYYTEFGGALYLPSMNDVTINNSVFDHNYASNGGALYLESEEGNVIIDNTKFNANSLPNNSMMETEAAIRIRNSGNTSIMNSEISNHTGDEGAALYYEGSLEENSTFIIDNVNFTSNNASDDGSILLSEGNVTINNSNFINNKIAPSEGIYYMGMSGALYSSSTILSIDNSNFIGNGLPETVELWMEDLYCEGSAIYHYGENLTITNSNFTSNIGGGEGHVIVYDAPSDCVLKVNNTIFDKNINYNSGESIIAPGICIYGNAVIDHARFSSNQAILENPYDLEESRGVIYISGGSEYTCNVTNTEFYNNSPENFFINDTDKMIYISEFDGEKMYDEYVPDYANVTVYIDESSNGIKTFLNITNKTDNRTEETRYYDRIEGIVVDPDNYLYKIVITQNNASQYYGKQDYISNTYYFLLPHDYMLTVNATSPVKVGDDTTIKGRAYYTKSNGEDVVFADKPVDLYINGTYIATTNTDSNGEYEFNYTTTTLGTQNVTVAFNKTYYLPQLTNTTTFDVIIRESVLNIVATNNTIGEKTRIMFNLTDTDGKKIANASIRFYVDDKPANITTDKNGIGYYECEINATGENYVLAFYDGNYSYTDVINSTIFHIKKMNTTVTITATNTTVYDKTTITGKLTDITGKVIGNAPITVYVDDYTFNIKTGADGEFKLVTTTNITGENHAAVIYEGNDVYMDSFNKTAFNVEKLNTKITVTAKNATVGETITITGTLTDQTGKNVKDAPVILYIDEEKADLKTSSTGSFTYTYKTVHVGDNYVEVFYEGNNINKDSFNTTTFNVAKINTTTTVKVTNTQVDNVTFEVKVNGKDGKTIVNGTLIVYDEKGKVISAHNIEDTESITIADMTSGKHSFTVKYEGNDTYNPSTTTTNVTVTKVNTKVTVDPVNGIIGEQITLTAHVTDVNGNPVSGGNLVFKLNGKTLRTDGRFDSNASAWKFQVKDGIASITINADMYLRNAKNLTASYSGSYKYNEAKSTVVTAQIKKREAKITVTTSPKTQKQYNTIKFTAKLTDTTKNYKNTTMMHTGTKVLFKINGKTIKNKNGKNLLVKVGSDNTATYKYTVPAGMGGVTKDGQVRDYTVEAVLVSDNYYPDTRNTTTFNVKRSSVTIDIAKTSINNKNVLNVQATIKDYKGKNVIGTNNVAIKINGKTYVNPKTNKTQTFKVSNGKINLKNIQVKQDIKVKKVMIVTGARQAYLGARNETNNIVKA; encoded by the coding sequence GTGATACATAAGAAAATATTCCTTATGACACTAATCATAGCACTTATCGCAAGCCTAAGCATGATAAGTGCAACAGACGTATCAAACAATGATACAACAACGACAATAACAGCAGACCAAACATCACCAAACAACAATGACAACATACAAGACACACCACAAACACCTAAAACAATAAACAAGAACATACAAACAAACACCAAAGAAGCAACAGAAACAGTAACAAATTATGAAGAACTATACCAGAAACTAACAGACAAAAATGCTGCTGAAGACACCACCATAAACCTGGGTGGAGAAGAAGAAACATACACAATAACACAAACAATAAACGTAAGCCAAACAATCAAAAACCTAAAAATAGAAGGTAACGGCAAAACAATAGACGGACAAGACAAAAACGAATTCCTAAACATAATACACGTATGCAACCTAACAATCAACAATCTAACAATACAAAGCTGTATGCCTAACACTGAAACATTCGAAGAAAAAGCATCAGGAGCAATAGTCTCCAGGTACGGAAACGTAAACATAAACAACACCCGAATGTATAATAATGGTGGAATTACAGCAGGTGCACTATACATTGAAGCATACCCTGACCTGGATGATGAAGGAAATGAAATATACACGGGAGAACATGTATATAATGTTTCCATAACAAACTCAGAATTCAGAAACAACGCAGCATTATTTGGTGGAAGTGCAGTTCATTATGTTGGAACAAACGGAAGTAATCTGCTGATAGACAACTGTATCTTCAATGGTAATGGAGCAGACCAGTACGGATTTTTAGTTGGTGGAGCATTAAGTTTAAACTCTAATGGAACAATACGCATAACCAATTCTGAATTTAACTCAAATCAAGGTTCAATGGGTGGAGCAATAGCATTATGGAATAATGGAAAAACCACAATAGCTAACACAACATTCTACAAAAACAATGGAACAATGAGTGGTGGAGCATTATATCTTGCCAATGATGGAGACATAAACTTTGAAAACATTGAGTTTATGTCCAATGAAGCAGAGATTGGTGGAGCCATCAATGTAGACAGTACAAAAGACTTGACATTAACCAACATTACATTTATTTCTAACAGAGCTACCGGTGGTGGAGCGATAAATACTGTTAATGAAAATGGTACAACCAAAATAAGTAAATCCACTTTCATAGACAATGCTGGAGATATTGGTGCTGCAATATTAATTGCAATAGCAAATGATAGTAATCTTGAAATAAGTGACTCTAATTTCACAGGTAATGGTTATCCAGAAAATTATGGTTTAACCTCTTATGGTGGAGCTATAAGAATAACATCAGGAAACAACACGGCAGTTACATTATTAAACAGTAATTTTACATTAAATAAAGTACAGGAAGGTTCAGTAATCAGTTATGAAGGAGAAAATAACAATAAAATCATCATAGATGATTGTTTAATTGCTTCAAATGGATATAAACCTCATTATTCTCCAAGTGAAAGTGGTGCTGTAACTATCAGTGCTAATGAAAACACAACATTAAGTATAACTAACACAAACTTCACAGAAAACCTAGCAAAAGAAGGAGCAGCAATAAATTATTATGGAGAAAATAATACACAGATAAACATTACAGATTCAATATTTGACTCTAACGGTAATCCCAGATCACAGCCTAGTGAAGCAGGAGGAGCTATGAAAATAGTTATCGAAGGTGACTCAAGTACCACGATTAAAAATTCTGATTTCATCAAAAATAAGGCAACCCGTGGTGGTGCTCTTTACTTAGAGTGTGACGGAAATAATGATCTGGTTGTTGATAATTCCACATTTATTGCAAATGGACTAGGTATCTATCCTTACTATACAGAGTTCGGTGGAGCATTATACTTGCCTAGCATGAATGATGTTACTATAAATAATTCCGTCTTTGACCATAACTATGCTAGTAACGGTGGAGCATTATACTTAGAAAGTGAAGAAGGTAATGTGATAATTGATAACACTAAATTCAATGCTAATTCATTACCGAATAATAGTATGATGGAAACTGAAGCAGCCATCCGCATAAGAAACAGTGGAAATACCAGTATCATGAACTCTGAAATTTCTAATCATACAGGTGACGAAGGAGCAGCATTATATTATGAAGGAAGTTTAGAAGAAAACAGTACATTCATAATAGATAATGTTAATTTCACCTCAAATAATGCATCAGACGATGGAAGTATCTTATTATCCGAGGGAAATGTTACTATAAATAACTCCAACTTCATCAACAACAAAATAGCACCTAGTGAAGGAATATATTATATGGGTATGAGTGGAGCACTATACAGTTCATCAACAATATTAAGCATAGATAACAGTAACTTTATTGGAAATGGTTTACCAGAAACTGTAGAGTTATGGATGGAAGACTTATACTGTGAAGGTTCAGCAATATACCATTATGGAGAAAATTTAACCATCACCAATTCTAATTTCACATCAAACATTGGTGGAGGCGAAGGTCATGTCATAGTATATGATGCGCCTAGTGATTGTGTCCTAAAAGTTAATAACACAATATTTGATAAGAATATTAATTATAATAGTGGTGAAAGCATTATAGCTCCCGGAATATGTATATATGGTAATGCAGTTATTGACCATGCAAGATTCTCATCAAACCAGGCCATACTCGAAAATCCTTATGATTTAGAGGAGTCTAGAGGAGTTATTTATATATCTGGTGGAAGTGAATACACTTGTAATGTAACCAATACAGAATTCTATAATAACAGTCCGGAAAACTTCTTCATTAATGATACTGATAAAATGATCTATATAAGCGAATTTGATGGAGAAAAAATGTATGATGAATATGTTCCTGACTATGCAAATGTAACAGTATACATTGATGAAAGCAGCAATGGTATTAAAACCTTCTTAAACATAACAAACAAAACAGATAACAGAACAGAAGAAACAAGATACTATGATAGAATAGAAGGCATAGTTGTGGACCCTGATAATTATCTTTACAAGATAGTTATTACCCAGAACAATGCATCACAATACTATGGCAAACAAGATTACATAAGCAACACGTACTACTTCCTATTACCACATGATTACATGCTAACAGTAAATGCTACCAGTCCCGTTAAAGTTGGTGATGATACAACAATCAAGGGAAGAGCATATTACACTAAAAGTAATGGTGAAGACGTAGTGTTTGCAGATAAACCAGTTGACTTATACATTAACGGCACATACATAGCAACCACAAACACAGACAGTAACGGTGAATACGAATTTAATTACACAACCACAACACTAGGCACCCAAAATGTAACAGTAGCATTCAATAAAACATACTACTTACCACAACTCACGAACACAACAACATTTGATGTTATTATAAGAGAAAGTGTATTGAATATTGTTGCAACCAATAATACAATTGGTGAAAAAACAAGGATAATGTTTAATCTTACTGATACTGATGGTAAAAAAATAGCAAACGCTAGTATCAGATTCTATGTAGATGACAAACCAGCTAACATAACCACTGACAAGAATGGTATAGGATACTATGAATGTGAAATTAACGCTACCGGCGAAAATTATGTGTTAGCATTCTATGATGGAAATTACAGTTATACTGATGTAATTAATTCAACAATATTCCATATTAAGAAAATGAATACAACAGTCACTATCACCGCTACCAACACAACAGTTTATGATAAAACCACGATAACTGGTAAACTTACTGATATAACTGGTAAAGTTATAGGTAATGCACCAATCACAGTATATGTTGATGATTACACATTTAACATAAAAACAGGTGCTGATGGTGAATTCAAACTAGTTACCACCACTAATATTACTGGTGAAAATCATGCAGCAGTAATCTATGAAGGAAACGATGTGTACATGGACAGTTTCAATAAAACAGCATTCAATGTTGAAAAACTTAACACAAAAATAACAGTAACTGCTAAAAACGCAACAGTTGGCGAAACAATAACAATTACTGGAACATTAACTGACCAGACAGGTAAAAACGTGAAAGATGCACCGGTAATATTATACATTGACGAGGAAAAAGCAGACCTTAAAACTTCAAGCACAGGATCCTTCACATACACGTATAAGACCGTGCACGTTGGAGACAACTATGTTGAAGTATTCTATGAAGGAAACAACATAAACAAGGACAGCTTTAACACAACCACATTCAATGTAGCAAAAATAAACACAACAACCACTGTTAAAGTAACAAATACACAAGTAGACAATGTTACATTCGAAGTAAAAGTAAACGGAAAAGACGGTAAAACAATAGTTAACGGAACACTCATAGTATACGATGAAAAAGGAAAAGTAATTTCTGCACATAACATTGAAGACACAGAGAGTATAACAATAGCAGACATGACAAGTGGAAAACATTCATTCACAGTAAAATATGAAGGCAATGACACATACAATCCATCAACCACAACCACCAATGTAACAGTAACAAAAGTAAACACAAAAGTAACAGTAGACCCTGTCAATGGAATAATAGGAGAACAGATTACACTAACTGCACACGTAACTGATGTGAATGGTAATCCTGTAAGTGGTGGAAACTTAGTGTTCAAATTAAACGGTAAAACACTAAGAACTGATGGCAGGTTTGACAGTAATGCAAGTGCCTGGAAGTTCCAAGTAAAAGACGGTATTGCAAGCATAACAATTAATGCAGACATGTACTTACGTAATGCTAAAAACCTAACCGCATCCTATAGTGGAAGCTACAAGTACAATGAGGCAAAAAGTACTGTTGTAACCGCTCAAATCAAGAAACGAGAAGCAAAAATAACAGTGACAACAAGTCCTAAGACACAGAAACAATACAATACAATCAAATTCACAGCAAAACTAACCGATACAACCAAAAACTATAAAAACACCACAATGATGCATACCGGAACCAAAGTATTATTCAAGATAAACGGTAAAACAATCAAAAACAAGAATGGCAAAAACTTACTGGTAAAAGTAGGTAGTGATAACACTGCAACTTATAAGTACACTGTACCAGCTGGTATGGGCGGAGTAACCAAGGATGGCCAAGTACGTGACTACACAGTTGAAGCAGTACTGGTAAGTGACAATTACTATCCGGACACAAGAAATACCACAACATTCAATGTCAAAAGAAGCTCAGTAACAATAGACATAGCTAAAACAAGCATCAACAACAAAAATGTTTTAAATGTACAGGCAACAATCAAAGACTATAAGGGTAAGAATGTGATAGGAACAAATAATGTTGCTATTAAAATTAACGGTAAAACCTATGTTAACCCTAAAACCAATAAAACACAAACATTCAAAGTAAGCAATGGAAAAATAAACCTCAAAAACATACAAGTAAAACAGGACATTAAAGTCAAAAAAGTTATGATCGTAACAGGTGCTCGTCAAGCATACCTTGGAGCCCGTAACGAAACAAACAATATTGTTAAAGCATAA